Sequence from the Xenorhabdus nematophila ATCC 19061 genome:
AGCCAGAATCGTTACCTGAACAGTATGTCAATTAGAGATTGGTGATAAAACAGCCTTTACAAAAAATAACGTATATTTTCACTAAACCAGATGGTTATTCTTCAAATACAGAGAAATTACAGATGATATGAATGCAATAAAAAAGGCTGACAGAATAGTCAGCCTCAAACGCATTAACCAGAGAACATTAATTAATGTTCCCGTGTCTTACGGAAAGCAACATCAGGATAGCGTTCACTGGTCAGGTTTAAATTAACCATTGTCGGTGCAATATAAGTTAAGTTATCCCCACCATCGAGTGCCAGATTCAGCTCATTCTTGCGCTTGAACTCTTCCAGTTTCTTCACATCACCACACTCAACCCAGCGAGCCGTGGAAACGTTCACCGGTTCATACAGGGCTTCAACGTTGTATTCACTTTTCAAGCGAGCAACAACCACATCAAACTGAAGCACACCGACCGCTCCAACAATAAGATCGTTATTGGCCAATGGACGGAATACCTGTACAGCGCCTTCTTCTGACAATTGAACCAGACCTTTAAGCAATTGTTTCTGTTTCAATGGATCACGCAGACGGATACGACGGAACAATTCTGGGGCAAAGTTAGGAATACCGGTAAATTTCAGTTCTTCACCTTGGGTAAAGGTATCACCAATCTGGATTGTGCCATGATTGTGCAGACCGATAATGTCTCCCGGATAGGCATCTTCAACATGGGAGCGATCGCCGGCCATAAAGGTCAGCGCGTCAGAAATAACGACGTCTTTCTTAATGCGGACTTGACGCAGTTTCATGCCCTTTTCATATTTACCGGAAACAACACGTAAAAATGCCACACGGTCACGGTGTTTCGGGTCCATATTGGCCTGAATTTTGAAAACAAAACCGGTGAATTTCTCTTCACTGGCGGTCACTTCACGCGAATCTGCCTTACGGGGCATTGGTGTTGGTGCCCATTCAACAAGGCCATCCAACATATGGTCAACACCGAAGTTACCCAATGCAGTACCAAAAAATACGGGCGTCAGTTCACCCTGTAAGAAGGCGTCCTGATCAAATTCATGAGATGCACCTTTAACCAACTCCAGCTCTTCACGTAATTGATTAGCCAGATCTTCGCCTACAGCAGCATCCAGTTCAGGGTTATCCAACCCTTTGATAGCGCGGACTTCCTGAATCGTATGTCCCTGACCGGTCTGGTACAGATAAACCTCATCAAGGTAAAGGTGATAAACCCCCTTGAAGGACTTACCAC
This genomic interval carries:
- the prfC gene encoding peptide chain release factor 3: MSNSLFLQEVAKRRTFAIISHPDAGKTTITEKVLLFGQAIQKAGTVKGRGSNQHAKSDWMEMEKQRGISITTSVMQFPYGDCLVNLLDTPGHEDFSEDTYRTLTAVDCCLMVIDAAKGVEDRTRKLMEVTRLRDTPILTFMNKLDRDIRDPMELMDEVENELKIACSPITWPIGCGKSFKGVYHLYLDEVYLYQTGQGHTIQEVRAIKGLDNPELDAAVGEDLANQLREELELVKGASHEFDQDAFLQGELTPVFFGTALGNFGVDHMLDGLVEWAPTPMPRKADSREVTASEEKFTGFVFKIQANMDPKHRDRVAFLRVVSGKYEKGMKLRQVRIKKDVVISDALTFMAGDRSHVEDAYPGDIIGLHNHGTIQIGDTFTQGEELKFTGIPNFAPELFRRIRLRDPLKQKQLLKGLVQLSEEGAVQVFRPLANNDLIVGAVGVLQFDVVVARLKSEYNVEALYEPVNVSTARWVECGDVKKLEEFKRKNELNLALDGGDNLTYIAPTMVNLNLTSERYPDVAFRKTREH